One part of the Bacteroidales bacterium genome encodes these proteins:
- a CDS encoding putative toxin-antitoxin system toxin component, PIN family, translating to MTTVSKSIKVIVDTNIWISFLIGKNLKGLQNQIDSQFIKIISCNEQLHELADVFNKPKFKKYFTHDQITEFFELFDEFSELIAIKTVSNICRDPKDNYLVSLAIDSKADFLITGDKDLLELEKIGKTIVLKFTDFDKIH from the coding sequence ATGACAACAGTAAGCAAGTCAATTAAGGTTATTGTTGACACAAACATTTGGATTTCCTTTTTGATTGGTAAAAATCTGAAAGGACTTCAAAACCAGATTGATTCTCAATTTATAAAAATAATTAGCTGCAATGAACAGCTTCATGAATTAGCAGATGTCTTCAATAAGCCAAAGTTTAAGAAGTACTTTACCCACGATCAGATTACAGAGTTTTTTGAATTATTTGATGAGTTTTCTGAATTGATTGCAATAAAGACAGTTTCTAATATCTGCAGGGATCCAAAAGATAATTATCTGGTTTCTTTGGCAATAGATTCTAAAGCTGATTTTTTAATAACCGGTGACAAGGATTTATTAGAACTTGAGAAGATTGGTAAAACAATTGTCCTCAAATTCACTGACTTCGATAAAATTCACTAA
- a CDS encoding phosphatidylserine decarboxylase: protein MKFTKTKKRWGIILLLLAVVATLAFYPLPPQAPIQYYDRESGLLKTEKVAAEHWLVWLYNNPVGEATLWALAKRKVVSSVYGTRMDRPSSIQKIEPFVEEFDIDMRSVKEQEFDSFNDFFTRKLTDNARPVDTIATVAVSPADGKLLAYADISHSDFIIKGTRFDVLSFLNNAKLAQNYVGGALVVVRLAPPDYHRFHFPVGGSVSPLTRIDGDYYSVNPLALRKMTEIFCLNKREITIVTNPLFGDVVVAEVGATMVGSIVQTYTGDSVTKGEEKGYFKFGGSTLVLLFEKNKIRIDADLLMNTLKGYETAVEQGERMGVSMISP from the coding sequence ATGAAATTTACAAAAACCAAAAAAAGGTGGGGCATCATTTTGTTGTTGCTGGCCGTGGTGGCCACGCTGGCTTTTTATCCGTTGCCGCCACAAGCTCCCATCCAATATTACGATAGGGAAAGTGGCCTGTTGAAAACGGAAAAAGTGGCTGCAGAACATTGGTTGGTTTGGCTGTATAATAATCCGGTGGGCGAAGCAACCTTGTGGGCGCTGGCGAAAAGAAAGGTGGTTTCGTCGGTTTATGGCACCAGGATGGATCGTCCTTCATCTATCCAAAAAATAGAACCCTTTGTTGAAGAATTTGATATCGACATGCGCTCCGTCAAGGAGCAGGAGTTCGACTCTTTCAACGATTTCTTTACCCGGAAACTGACGGATAATGCCAGGCCGGTGGATACCATCGCAACTGTTGCAGTGTCGCCAGCCGATGGGAAATTACTGGCTTATGCCGACATAAGCCACAGCGATTTTATCATCAAAGGAACCCGCTTCGATGTTTTATCATTTTTGAACAATGCCAAACTTGCTCAAAATTACGTGGGTGGCGCATTGGTGGTCGTAAGACTTGCCCCTCCCGATTACCACCGTTTTCATTTTCCCGTTGGTGGAAGCGTGTCGCCCCTCACACGTATCGACGGTGATTATTATTCGGTAAACCCCCTTGCTTTGCGCAAAATGACCGAAATATTCTGCCTCAACAAAAGGGAAATTACCATCGTTACCAACCCTTTGTTTGGCGATGTGGTGGTGGCCGAAGTAGGTGCAACCATGGTGGGCAGCATCGTGCAAACTTATACCGGGGATTCGGTAACGAAAGGAGAAGAGAAAGGGTATTTCAAATTCGGGGGATCCACGTTGGTGCTGCTGTTCGAAAAAAACAAGATTCGCATCGACGCCGATTTATTGATGAATACTTTAAAGGGATACGAAACCGCCGTCGAACAAGGAGAAAGAATGGGTGTATCGATGATTTCACCATAA